One window from the genome of Maylandia zebra isolate NMK-2024a linkage group LG18, Mzebra_GT3a, whole genome shotgun sequence encodes:
- the LOC101464236 gene encoding uncharacterized protein LOC101464236: MGGKQSRTLSSKELNDMSVSQRRQSAIRDDQSSMTLAAGRIRRHTRLHFGYSTLSLAMRGLNETPTELWQLQDLQKLNLSMNCLRSLPSSLGALDNLVVLNLWGNNLSRLPPEIGLLKKLRVLFACRNRLSEVPEELGSCTCLEVLSLANNQITGLPSSLAAMRNLTKLNLSHNHIAHIPTCVYSMKGLVFLHLAYNRLETIADQIQDLVNLKILIVEGNSIHTLPKTLCFLESLELLNVDFNDLQSVPVEMYLLSKLRRLACHPLDKGLHIVHNPLLKPIQEVLQGGLSALYNYLKPT; encoded by the coding sequence ATGGGTGGGAAGCAGTCCCGCACTTTGTCCAGCAAGGAGTTGAATGACATGAGTGTGAGCCAACGGAGACAGAGTGCAATTAGAGACGACCAGTCCAGCATGACCTTGGCTGCTGGGAGGATCCGAAGACACACTAGACTGCATTTTGGTTACAGCACCCTAAGTCTAGCCATGCGAGGACTAAATGAAACACCAACTGAACTATGGCAACTCCAAGACCTTCAGAAGCTAAACTTGTCAATGAACTGCCTGCGCTCTTTGCCCTCTTCCCTGGGTGCTCTTGACAATCTGGTGGTTCTAAACTTGTGGGGGAACAACCTGTCCCGCCTTCCACCTGAGATTGGCCTTCTAAAAAAACTGCGTGTGCTCTTCGCCTGTCGCAACCGCCTGAGTGAGGTACCAGAGGAGCTGGGCTCCTGTACCTGTCTGGAGGTGCTCAGTTTGGCCAATAATCAGATCACAGGCCTGCCAAGCAGCTTGGCAGCCATGCGCAATCTCACGAAACTCAATCTCAGCCACAACCACATCGCTCACATTCCCACCTGCGTCTATAGCATGAAGGGTCTGGTCTTCCTCCATCTCGCCTACAACCGCCTGGAGACCATTGCGGACCAGATTCAGGACCTGGTTAATTTAAAAATCCTCATTGTGGAAGGAAATAGCATACACACATTGCCCAAGACTCTGTGCTTCCTGGAGTCTTTAGAACTCCTAAATGTTGACTTCAATGATCTGCAAAGCGTACCAGTGGAAATGTACTTGTTAAGTAAGCTGAGGCGGCTTGCGTGCCACCCGCTCGATAAAGGACTCCATATTGTGCATAACCCCCTTCTCAAACCTATCCAGGAGGTGCTACAAGGAGGACTCAGTGCTCTCTATAACTACCTCAAGCCCACTTGA